The following are from one region of the Amylibacter sp. IMCC11727 genome:
- a CDS encoding bifunctional helix-turn-helix domain-containing protein/methylated-DNA--[protein]-cysteine S-methyltransferase codes for MTQDPYHHAVIARAIDYIDSTVGEQPKLDEVANAVGLSPMHFQRVFSQWAGVSPKRYQQYLTLDHAKSLLRDRFTLLDTAHETGLSGTGRLHDLFLTWEAMSPGEFAAKGKGLTITWGWFDSPFGEMIVAATPRGICGMGFTAEFGRDWSLTDMQARWPEATYIQNETTLQAKVDAIIGGDAANLHLIGAPFQIKVWEALLNVPTGHVTTYGEIAKSIGNPKAVRAVGTAVGRNPISWLIPCHRALRKSGGLGGYHWGLPVKRALLAWEGARADADHEIQHSAQNSA; via the coding sequence ATGACACAAGATCCATATCATCACGCCGTAATCGCCCGCGCGATTGACTACATCGACAGCACTGTGGGCGAACAACCCAAACTCGACGAAGTGGCCAACGCCGTCGGCCTGTCACCGATGCACTTTCAGCGGGTGTTTTCCCAATGGGCGGGCGTGTCTCCGAAACGGTATCAACAATACCTCACCCTCGACCACGCGAAATCCCTTCTGCGCGACCGCTTCACACTCCTTGATACCGCCCATGAAACGGGCCTTTCTGGCACAGGCCGCCTACATGACTTGTTCCTCACTTGGGAAGCCATGAGCCCAGGCGAATTCGCCGCCAAAGGTAAGGGCCTGACCATCACTTGGGGTTGGTTCGACAGCCCGTTTGGCGAAATGATCGTCGCTGCCACCCCGCGCGGCATTTGCGGCATGGGTTTTACCGCCGAATTTGGCCGCGACTGGTCACTCACCGATATGCAAGCCCGCTGGCCCGAAGCCACTTACATCCAAAACGAAACCACTTTGCAGGCCAAAGTCGATGCTATCATCGGCGGTGACGCAGCCAACCTGCATCTGATCGGCGCCCCCTTCCAGATCAAAGTGTGGGAGGCGCTTTTGAACGTTCCCACAGGTCACGTCACCACCTATGGCGAAATTGCCAAATCCATCGGCAACCCCAAAGCCGTGCGCGCCGTCGGAACCGCCGTGGGGCGCAACCCCATCAGCTGGCTCATTCCCTGCCACCGCGCCCTGCGCAAATCAGGCGGTTTGGGCGGCTATCACTGGGGCCTGCCTGTTAAACGCGCGCTTTTGGCATGGGAAGGTGCGCGCGCAGACGCCGATCACGAAATACAACACTCTGCGCAAAATTCTGCCTGA
- a CDS encoding VWA domain-containing protein has protein sequence MPFFKTHTSRSKKFGKDESGSIIVFVLIIFSAMFLVGGTAIDLARHENLRTSLQYNLDRAVLAAASLRQTQDPKLIVESYMSKVQTIEDFTVVVDSTVSLNARAVAASATAELDTWFLSMAGINSMPITVKASSEERIPNLEISLVLDVSGSMRGTKLTNLQAAAKEFVTTLLNGADTDTVAISIIPFNQNVAPSIDLFSKLNIVETHTLSTCLQFEDADFDSVSIDPAVAQTQAIYTSRYGYNYGDFEKFYQTCFPQPQFQTLPYSDVSVVI, from the coding sequence GTGCCTTTCTTCAAAACACACACATCGCGTTCCAAGAAATTCGGTAAAGACGAATCCGGGTCAATTATTGTTTTTGTGCTGATCATTTTTTCGGCCATGTTTCTGGTTGGGGGCACTGCGATTGATTTGGCCCGTCATGAAAACCTGCGGACATCCTTGCAATACAATTTGGATCGCGCGGTCTTGGCCGCTGCATCTTTGCGCCAGACACAAGACCCAAAATTGATCGTTGAGAGCTATATGTCGAAGGTTCAAACCATCGAAGACTTTACGGTTGTGGTGGACTCGACTGTTTCATTGAACGCGCGGGCAGTTGCGGCGTCGGCCACCGCTGAGCTGGACACATGGTTCCTTTCGATGGCGGGAATCAATTCGATGCCCATTACCGTGAAAGCCAGTTCTGAAGAGCGGATCCCAAACTTGGAAATATCATTGGTTCTCGATGTTTCTGGGTCCATGCGGGGCACGAAGTTGACAAACTTGCAGGCTGCGGCAAAGGAGTTTGTCACGACCTTGTTGAATGGCGCGGATACGGACACGGTTGCGATTTCTATTATTCCGTTCAACCAAAATGTTGCGCCATCCATTGACTTGTTTAGCAAGTTGAACATCGTTGAAACGCATACTTTATCTACGTGTTTACAGTTTGAGGACGCTGATTTTGACAGCGTTTCCATTGATCCAGCAGTGGCCCAAACCCAAGCAATTTATACATCTCGGTATGGTTACAATTACGGCGATTTCGAAAAGTTTTATCAGACCTGTTTCCCGCAACCGCAATTTCAGACCCTGCCATATTCCGATGTGTCCGTTGTCATATAA
- a CDS encoding IS3 family transposase (programmed frameshift), whose translation MNKKSGSSKASADKLVKNIRRKTRQTYSAEEKIRIVLAGMRGEESISALCRREGIAESLYYSWSKEFLEAGKRRLSGDTARQATSPEVKELRSEAMALKECVADLTLENRLLKKKHDRGWGVRGMRYPASEKLEVIRTVEGSHLPTKQTLDMLGIPRTTFYRWYDLYLEGGFDRLADKSPCPKSVWNRIPDDRRDDLIAFALEHEALSTRELAVKYTDEKRYFVSESSAYRILKEADLITAPDYVVIKAANEFTDKTTAINQMWQTDFTYFKIIGWGWYYLSTILDDYSRYIISWKLCTTMRASDVTETIERALTASGCDQAVVRHKPRLLSDNGSCYISGDLAEWLEGQNMDHVRGAPFHPQTQGKIERWHQTMKNRVLLENYYLPGDLERQIEAFVDYYNNRRYHESLNNVTPADVYFGRDKAILRERKRIKKQTIKQRRLQHQKQAA comes from the exons ATGAACAAGAAATCCGGAAGCAGCAAAGCGTCTGCAGATAAATTGGTAAAGAACATCCGCCGCAAGACACGTCAAACCTATTCGGCGGAGGAGAAGATCCGCATTGTGCTGGCAGGGATGCGTGGAGAAGAAAGCATCTCAGCGTTGTGCCGTCGGGAGGGCATCGCGGAGAGCCTGTATTACAGCTGGTCGAAAGAATTCCTTGAAGCAGGCAAACGCCGTCTATCTGGCGATACGGCGCGTCAGGCCACATCCCCTGAAGTGAAAGAACTACGCTCAGAAGCTATGGCCTTGAAGGAATGCGTGGCCGATCTGACGCTTGAGAACCGGCTTCTCA AAAAAAAGCATGACAGGGGCTGGGGAGTTCGAGGAATGAGATACCCTGCGTCTGAGAAGCTGGAGGTCATCCGCACCGTCGAGGGATCACATCTGCCAACCAAGCAGACCCTCGACATGCTGGGCATTCCACGCACCACATTCTATCGCTGGTATGATTTATATCTCGAAGGCGGGTTTGACCGGCTGGCTGACAAATCGCCATGCCCTAAATCCGTTTGGAACCGCATCCCCGATGATCGTCGTGACGACCTGATCGCGTTTGCGCTGGAACACGAGGCGCTGAGCACGCGCGAGCTGGCAGTCAAATACACCGATGAAAAGCGGTATTTTGTCTCAGAATCATCAGCTTATCGCATTCTCAAGGAAGCCGACCTGATCACAGCACCAGACTACGTGGTGATCAAAGCAGCCAACGAGTTCACGGATAAAACCACCGCCATCAATCAGATGTGGCAGACAGACTTCACCTACTTCAAAATCATTGGTTGGGGGTGGTATTATCTGTCTACGATCTTGGATGATTACAGCCGCTACATCATCTCATGGAAACTGTGTACAACCATGCGGGCCAGTGATGTGACCGAGACGATTGAGCGCGCTCTGACAGCATCAGGCTGTGACCAAGCGGTTGTTCGGCACAAACCACGCCTGCTCAGCGATAACGGATCGTGTTACATATCTGGCGACCTGGCCGAATGGCTGGAAGGGCAAAATATGGATCATGTCCGTGGTGCTCCGTTCCATCCACAGACCCAAGGCAAAATCGAACGATGGCATCAAACGATGAAGAACCGAGTGCTGTTAGAAAACTACTATCTGCCCGGCGATCTCGAGCGCCAGATCGAGGCCTTCGTCGACTATTACAATAACCGACGATACCACGAGAGCCTGAACAACGTCACACCCGCCGATGTCTACTTCGGCCGCGACAAAGCCATTCTGAGAGAAAGGAAGAGGATCAAGAAACAGACAATCAAACAACGTCGCTTGCAACATCAGAAACAAGCAGCATAA
- a CDS encoding SGNH/GDSL hydrolase family protein — translation MLIVGDSAAAGVGEKTQDTALMGQLVKNLSHHISVEWDLIARTGGTTASTIEWLHDTAPKPYDAVVVSLGVNDVTRQIPLIRWLNQTATFLDLLTNKFSAKHIYTVNLPPMGEFPVLPQPLRWIIGLRVNRFDKAMAKYQATRPEVTRLHLDLPLDPNLMASDGYHPGPDIYALWAEEVAKEILADFDAIGKNK, via the coding sequence TTGCTGATCGTAGGTGACAGTGCCGCTGCGGGTGTCGGGGAAAAAACCCAAGACACCGCATTGATGGGCCAACTTGTCAAAAACCTCTCACACCACATCAGCGTTGAATGGGACTTGATCGCCCGCACAGGCGGCACCACCGCCAGCACAATTGAGTGGCTCCACGACACAGCACCCAAACCCTATGACGCCGTTGTCGTCTCCCTCGGCGTGAACGACGTCACCCGTCAAATCCCCCTCATCCGCTGGCTCAACCAAACAGCCACCTTCCTCGACCTGCTGACCAACAAGTTCTCCGCCAAACACATCTACACCGTAAATCTGCCGCCCATGGGCGAATTTCCCGTCCTTCCGCAACCCTTGCGCTGGATCATAGGACTGCGCGTCAATCGGTTTGATAAGGCGATGGCAAAGTACCAAGCCACCCGCCCCGAAGTGACCCGCCTGCACCTAGACCTCCCCCTTGATCCGAATCTGATGGCCAGCGATGGCTACCACCCAGGCCCAGACATTTATGCGCTCTGGGCAGAGGAAGTGGCGAAAGAGATTTTGGCGGATTTTGACGCAATAGGTAAAAACAAATAG
- a CDS encoding metallophosphoesterase, with protein MLKIVSALLTLLLLTQTAAAKSYVWAQLVGTNLVSLRVISTQSCSAITGSVTFQPRIKNTMEQMNGNTICEALIDLSTFTGNTVTVDGHTITLPKAAPKRVVILGDTGCRKDHHYQHCSDTSKWNFNAVAAAIAKTKPDLMVHVGDYVYRYNCWNGTEGCAKKDAHGNVINGQLKEWYYWEEDFFKPAADLLPLAPWVFTRGNHEDCENADRGWRGWAVFLAMTPDLSSKTDPVTSLYKNCKANKRDIKKPELIQLPAAAQTGAAPALNLYAFDTANEDAPLWSGFSNLTALADETWIVTHVPFASFHGNSFSPAPSGTPNYRSGLPDPVSFVVSGHVHLFQYEQPKAGAAIQLVVGGSGTKLDNKGLETESINAQNSTFVVLDRAANGASIMTVCAVPPGGTASAWQTWDIAQSNAPWATKMTLRKTALNAACTSP; from the coding sequence ATGCTCAAAATCGTTTCCGCACTCCTGACCCTTCTTTTGCTAACACAAACCGCTGCCGCCAAATCATACGTCTGGGCGCAACTCGTGGGCACCAATCTCGTTAGCTTGCGTGTGATCTCCACCCAATCGTGTTCTGCCATAACGGGATCAGTCACGTTTCAACCTCGCATTAAAAACACAATGGAACAGATGAACGGCAACACAATCTGCGAAGCCCTAATCGATCTGTCCACCTTTACGGGGAACACAGTCACAGTGGACGGCCACACAATCACCCTGCCCAAAGCCGCCCCAAAACGCGTGGTGATTTTGGGTGATACGGGCTGTCGCAAAGACCACCACTATCAACACTGCTCGGACACCTCGAAATGGAACTTTAACGCCGTGGCCGCCGCCATTGCCAAAACCAAACCAGACCTGATGGTTCATGTGGGCGATTACGTCTACCGCTACAATTGCTGGAACGGAACCGAAGGCTGCGCCAAAAAAGACGCCCACGGCAACGTCATCAACGGCCAATTAAAAGAATGGTATTACTGGGAAGAAGACTTCTTCAAACCCGCTGCCGATCTACTGCCTTTGGCCCCTTGGGTGTTTACACGTGGCAACCACGAAGATTGTGAAAATGCAGATCGTGGCTGGCGCGGTTGGGCCGTATTTCTGGCCATGACCCCCGATCTGTCATCCAAAACCGATCCAGTGACCAGTCTTTACAAAAATTGCAAAGCCAACAAACGGGACATCAAAAAACCAGAGCTGATCCAACTGCCTGCCGCTGCCCAAACAGGCGCAGCCCCTGCCCTAAACCTCTACGCGTTTGATACCGCCAACGAGGACGCCCCCCTTTGGTCCGGTTTTTCAAATCTTACCGCGCTGGCAGATGAAACATGGATCGTCACCCACGTCCCGTTTGCTTCTTTCCATGGTAATTCTTTCTCCCCCGCCCCATCAGGCACGCCCAACTATCGCAGCGGCCTGCCTGATCCCGTCAGCTTTGTGGTCAGCGGGCACGTGCATTTGTTTCAATATGAACAGCCCAAAGCAGGCGCCGCCATTCAGTTGGTTGTGGGTGGCAGCGGAACCAAACTGGATAACAAAGGCTTGGAAACCGAATCCATCAATGCACAAAATTCTACATTTGTGGTGCTGGATCGCGCGGCCAATGGGGCCTCCATTATGACAGTCTGCGCCGTACCGCCAGGTGGTACAGCATCTGCATGGCAAACGTGGGACATCGCGCAATCCAACGCCCCTTGGGCCACCAAAATGACGTTGCGCAAAACCGCCCTGAACGCGGCCTGCACCTCCCCCTAA
- the nth gene encoding endonuclease III produces MTKQLDYHTIHAMFSRFRDSEPEPKGELDHVNAYTLVVAVALSAQATDVGVNKATKELFKIADTPEKMLALGLDGVTEHIKTIGLYRNKAKNVMKMSQILVDEYNSVVPSSRAALESLPGVGRKTANVVLNMWFKQPTQAVDTHIFRFGNRTGVCPGKDVVVVERAIEDHIPAEFAMHAHHWMILHGRYVCKARKPVCGNCIVEDLCPFEEKNFG; encoded by the coding sequence ATGACAAAACAACTCGATTACCACACGATCCACGCGATGTTTTCGCGGTTTCGGGACAGTGAGCCAGAGCCCAAAGGGGAGCTGGATCATGTGAATGCCTATACCCTCGTGGTGGCGGTGGCGTTGTCGGCGCAGGCGACGGATGTGGGGGTGAATAAGGCGACGAAGGAGCTGTTCAAGATTGCGGATACGCCTGAGAAGATGCTCGCACTTGGCCTTGATGGGGTGACGGAGCATATTAAGACGATTGGGCTTTATCGCAACAAAGCCAAGAACGTCATGAAGATGTCCCAGATATTGGTGGATGAGTATAACAGCGTTGTGCCGTCCTCGCGCGCGGCGTTGGAGAGCCTGCCAGGGGTCGGGCGTAAGACGGCGAATGTGGTTTTGAACATGTGGTTCAAGCAGCCAACACAGGCGGTGGACACGCATATTTTTCGGTTTGGGAATAGGACTGGGGTATGCCCTGGTAAGGATGTCGTGGTTGTAGAACGGGCGATAGAGGATCATATCCCCGCCGAATTTGCCATGCACGCGCATCATTGGATGATTTTACACGGGCGTTATGTGTGCAAAGCGCGTAAACCCGTCTGCGGAAACTGTATCGTTGAGGACTTATGTCCGTTTGAGGAGAAGAATTTTGGCTAA
- a CDS encoding adenosine kinase has product MAKKYQVVGIGNALVDVLAPCEDAFLTDNGVEKGIMQLIDTERAAELYGVMGPAKEVSGGSAANTIAGMAALGDRTAYVGKVKADQLGDIFEHDMRAQGADFEVPRSPADAVDETGRCMVLVTPDSERSLNTYLGVSEHLGPDDIDPAMMADAEWLYLEGYRFDGELSHAAFAKAIEACKGAGGKVSVTLSDPFCVDRHHQAFRDMIRDHIDLLFCNEHEMAAMYPADTLEESIAEAARRVEIVACTVGEKGAYVVKDGETVLAPAEASEVVDVTGAGDLFAAGFLHGLVNGHDMMTCGRMGCVAAGEIISHIGARPEADLGALFAEKGLQ; this is encoded by the coding sequence TTGGCTAAGAAGTATCAGGTTGTCGGGATTGGCAACGCACTCGTAGATGTGTTGGCTCCGTGTGAGGATGCGTTCCTGACAGACAATGGCGTCGAGAAGGGCATCATGCAGTTGATCGACACGGAGCGTGCGGCGGAGCTGTATGGTGTCATGGGGCCAGCGAAAGAGGTTTCTGGCGGGTCTGCGGCGAATACGATTGCGGGGATGGCCGCGCTGGGCGATCGGACGGCCTATGTCGGCAAGGTAAAGGCCGATCAGCTCGGTGATATTTTTGAGCATGACATGCGTGCGCAGGGGGCCGATTTTGAGGTGCCGCGCTCACCTGCAGATGCGGTGGATGAAACAGGGCGGTGCATGGTTTTGGTGACGCCTGACAGTGAGCGGTCGCTCAACACCTATTTGGGTGTGTCCGAGCATTTGGGCCCAGATGACATTGATCCTGCCATGATGGCGGATGCTGAGTGGCTGTATCTGGAAGGCTATCGCTTTGACGGCGAGTTGTCCCATGCGGCGTTTGCCAAGGCGATTGAGGCCTGCAAGGGTGCGGGCGGTAAGGTTTCTGTGACGCTGTCTGATCCGTTCTGTGTGGATCGGCATCACCAAGCATTTCGCGACATGATCCGTGACCATATTGATCTGTTGTTCTGTAATGAACATGAGATGGCGGCGATGTATCCTGCGGACACGTTAGAAGAGAGCATTGCCGAAGCCGCCCGTCGGGTGGAGATCGTGGCCTGTACCGTTGGGGAAAAAGGTGCCTATGTTGTGAAAGACGGCGAAACCGTTCTGGCCCCTGCTGAAGCGTCCGAAGTTGTGGATGTGACGGGTGCGGGTGATTTGTTCGCCGCTGGGTTCCTGCATGGTTTGGTGAATGGACACGACATGATGACCTGCGGGCGCATGGGTTGTGTTGCCGCGGGCGAGATCATCAGCCACATCGGCGCACGCCCCGAAGCGGATTTGGGGGCTCTTTTCGCAGAAAAGGGCCTGCAATAA
- a CDS encoding DMT family transporter, whose protein sequence is MLKSNLLRAVGVLLLGILFLDMMSVIIKTLLERYAVLELSAYRNVIGVIPAFVMMWWTGEFKLDPKHLWLRQWKLAFGRGLMVTVAQVCWYAALSSSAFALVAALGYTMSLFVVILSIPILGEKVGIWRSVAVLLGFAGALLIVQPTAEGFSLWSLLPLVAAAFYALSIVSVRLFDREVSSSLMYLYSGVAAAVANFVIVLATTGFAPIQSTHDLMLIVAMGLIGGCGVICLLVSARMAEPSLLAPFNYFGLLSAFAMGWIVFGENPADRLFPGVLFIVAGGALILWRESQRKSD, encoded by the coding sequence TTGCTGAAATCTAACTTGCTGCGCGCCGTTGGCGTGCTGCTGCTGGGCATTTTGTTCCTTGATATGATGTCTGTCATTATCAAAACGCTGCTGGAACGGTATGCGGTGCTGGAGCTGTCTGCCTATCGCAATGTGATCGGGGTGATCCCAGCGTTTGTGATGATGTGGTGGACGGGGGAATTTAAGCTGGATCCCAAACACCTGTGGCTGCGCCAGTGGAAGCTGGCGTTTGGGCGTGGTCTGATGGTGACCGTGGCGCAGGTGTGTTGGTATGCGGCGCTAAGTTCGTCTGCCTTCGCGCTGGTGGCGGCGCTGGGTTATACCATGTCGTTGTTTGTGGTGATCCTGTCCATTCCGATCCTTGGGGAAAAGGTGGGGATTTGGCGATCCGTTGCGGTGCTGCTGGGCTTTGCGGGGGCGCTGTTGATTGTGCAACCCACCGCCGAGGGGTTTAGTCTGTGGTCTTTGCTGCCGTTGGTGGCCGCGGCGTTTTACGCGCTGTCGATTGTGTCCGTGCGTTTGTTTGATCGCGAAGTGTCATCATCGCTGATGTATTTGTACTCTGGTGTGGCCGCGGCGGTTGCAAATTTTGTGATCGTTTTGGCGACCACAGGGTTTGCCCCAATCCAAAGCACCCATGATTTGATGTTGATTGTGGCCATGGGATTGATCGGCGGGTGCGGGGTGATTTGTTTGCTGGTGTCCGCGCGTATGGCGGAACCAAGCCTGCTTGCGCCCTTCAACTATTTCGGGTTGTTGAGCGCGTTTGCCATGGGGTGGATCGTTTTTGGGGAGAACCCAGCGGATCGTTTGTTCCCTGGTGTTTTGTTTATCGTTGCAGGTGGTGCGTTGATTTTGTGGCGGGAAAGTCAGCGTAAATCGGACTGA
- a CDS encoding 3-hydroxyacyl-CoA dehydrogenase NAD-binding domain-containing protein produces MTDFHYKLDGDIAIITWDCPDKSMNVMSETGFAELDAHIDTVLSDDAIKGAIITSGKDSFAAGMDLTVLAEWKAKGGDNPAPELMAGIMQGHTVMRKIERAGMDAKTNKGGKPIVAAMTGTGLGIGLEIPLACHRIFVADNPKAKIGLPEIMVGIFPGGGGTTRLVRKLGVMNASSFLLEGKTVAPAKAKAAGLIDEVVPADELISSAKAWIESATDADLVKPWDAKGYKMPGGAPYHPAGFMTYVGATAMVHGKTQGAFPAAKAMLAAVYEGALVPFDDAIRIEARWFTNILMNPSSSAMINSLFINKGALEKGAVRPKGIDDQSVKKVGVLGAGMMGAGIALVSAMAGIEVVLIDRDQEAADKGKAYSEAHADKGIARKKSTPEKKEKLLSLINATTDLNALKGCDLIVEAVFEDVGVKAEMTKKVEAIVGEDCIFATNTSTLPIGELAKASVRPDQFIGIHFFSPVDKMLLVEIIKGAETGDRAVAKSLDFVRQIRKTPIVVNDARFFYANRCIIPYGGEANRMVAEGIEPALIENAAKQLGFPLGPLQLGDETSIDLAEKIMTATKAAMGNAYPASNGDDVVQTLFDLKRLGRKTKAGFYDYDEKGKRTGLWKGLGDHFEVMEDQPDLEEVQHRLILAQVLEAVRSLEEGVLEDIREGDVGAILGWGFMPWSGGPFAWLDIIGSAKAVEICDALAAKHGDRFAAPALLREMGEKGESFYGRFGAEAKAA; encoded by the coding sequence ATGACTGATTTTCACTATAAACTCGACGGCGACATCGCCATCATCACATGGGATTGCCCTGATAAATCTATGAACGTGATGTCCGAAACAGGCTTTGCCGAACTGGACGCCCACATTGATACGGTGCTCAGTGACGATGCTATCAAAGGCGCGATCATCACTTCTGGCAAAGACAGCTTTGCCGCTGGCATGGACCTCACAGTCCTCGCCGAATGGAAAGCCAAAGGCGGCGACAATCCAGCCCCCGAACTGATGGCGGGCATCATGCAGGGCCACACGGTCATGCGCAAAATCGAACGCGCGGGCATGGATGCGAAAACCAACAAAGGCGGCAAACCCATCGTGGCCGCCATGACAGGCACGGGTCTGGGCATCGGCCTGGAAATCCCGCTCGCCTGTCACCGCATTTTTGTGGCCGACAACCCAAAGGCCAAAATCGGCTTGCCCGAAATCATGGTTGGCATCTTCCCAGGGGGCGGCGGCACAACCCGCCTCGTGCGCAAACTCGGCGTGATGAACGCCTCTTCTTTCCTTTTGGAAGGCAAGACAGTGGCCCCAGCCAAAGCCAAAGCCGCTGGCCTGATCGACGAAGTGGTCCCTGCCGATGAACTGATCTCCTCTGCAAAAGCATGGATCGAATCCGCCACGGACGCGGACCTCGTGAAACCATGGGACGCCAAGGGCTACAAAATGCCGGGTGGCGCACCGTACCACCCTGCTGGCTTCATGACCTACGTTGGTGCAACCGCGATGGTGCACGGCAAAACACAGGGCGCGTTCCCTGCCGCCAAAGCCATGCTCGCAGCCGTCTACGAAGGCGCACTCGTGCCCTTCGACGACGCCATCCGGATCGAGGCCCGCTGGTTCACCAACATCCTGATGAACCCATCGTCCTCTGCCATGATCAACTCTTTGTTCATCAACAAAGGGGCCCTTGAAAAAGGCGCGGTGCGTCCAAAAGGCATCGACGATCAATCCGTCAAAAAAGTCGGCGTCCTTGGCGCAGGCATGATGGGCGCTGGCATCGCGCTTGTCTCTGCCATGGCAGGCATCGAAGTGGTGCTGATCGACCGCGACCAAGAAGCTGCGGACAAAGGCAAAGCCTATTCCGAAGCCCACGCCGACAAAGGCATCGCACGCAAAAAATCCACACCCGAGAAGAAAGAGAAACTTCTTTCCCTCATCAACGCCACAACAGACCTCAACGCCCTCAAAGGCTGCGACCTGATCGTTGAAGCCGTGTTCGAAGACGTGGGCGTGAAGGCCGAAATGACCAAAAAAGTTGAGGCCATCGTTGGCGAAGACTGCATTTTTGCCACCAACACATCCACGCTTCCAATTGGCGAATTGGCCAAAGCCTCCGTGCGTCCTGATCAGTTCATCGGTATCCACTTCTTCTCTCCCGTGGACAAAATGCTGCTGGTGGAAATCATCAAAGGGGCCGAAACGGGCGACCGCGCGGTTGCAAAATCCCTCGATTTCGTACGTCAAATTCGCAAAACGCCAATCGTGGTCAACGATGCGCGCTTCTTCTATGCCAACCGCTGCATCATCCCATACGGCGGCGAAGCCAACCGCATGGTGGCCGAAGGTATCGAACCAGCATTGATCGAAAACGCCGCGAAACAGCTCGGCTTCCCGCTCGGCCCACTACAGCTGGGCGATGAAACATCCATCGACTTGGCCGAAAAAATCATGACCGCCACCAAGGCCGCCATGGGCAACGCATACCCTGCCTCCAACGGCGACGATGTGGTGCAAACGCTGTTCGATCTGAAACGTCTGGGCCGCAAAACCAAAGCGGGCTTTTACGACTACGACGAAAAAGGCAAACGCACAGGCCTGTGGAAAGGTCTCGGCGACCACTTCGAAGTGATGGAAGACCAGCCTGATCTGGAAGAGGTGCAACACCGCCTGATCCTCGCCCAAGTTTTGGAAGCGGTTCGCTCCTTAGAGGAAGGCGTTCTCGAAGACATCCGCGAAGGCGACGTGGGCGCGATCCTCGGCTGGGGCTTCATGCCATGGTCAGGTGGCCCGTTTGCATGGCTCGACATCATTGGCTCCGCTAAAGCGGTCGAAATCTGCGACGCACTGGCTGCCAAACACGGTGATCGTTTCGCCGCCCCCGCACTGCTGCGCGAAATGGGCGAAAAAGGCGAAAGCTTCTACGGCCGCTTCGGGGCCGAAGCAAAAGCCGCCTAA
- a CDS encoding cupin domain-containing protein, translated as MPKIDLDKVPQRSGSSYPDQYSADTATRTWLPVAEHAGLTQFGANLVSLVPGAKSSLRHWHAKEDEFLIVTEGTPTLIEDDGETLLHPGDCAAFKAGVENGHHLVNTTDQMAKFLVVGTSHPEEICTYSDIDMKVTDKDGESTFTRKDGTPID; from the coding sequence ATGCCAAAGATCGACCTCGATAAAGTGCCACAGAGGTCTGGGTCCTCGTATCCAGACCAATACAGCGCAGACACGGCCACACGGACTTGGTTGCCCGTGGCAGAACATGCTGGGCTGACACAATTCGGGGCCAACCTCGTTTCCTTGGTGCCCGGTGCAAAGTCATCTTTGCGCCATTGGCACGCCAAGGAAGACGAGTTTTTGATCGTCACTGAGGGCACACCGACGTTAATCGAAGACGATGGCGAAACCCTGCTGCACCCGGGCGATTGCGCGGCGTTCAAAGCAGGCGTGGAAAACGGCCATCATCTGGTCAACACAACCGATCAAATGGCCAAATTCCTTGTGGTTGGCACCAGCCACCCCGAAGAGATTTGCACCTATTCGGACATCGACATGAAGGTCACAGACAAAGACGGCGAAAGCACATTCACCCGCAAAGACGGCACGCCGATAGACTGA